One region of Gorilla gorilla gorilla isolate KB3781 chromosome 15, NHGRI_mGorGor1-v2.1_pri, whole genome shotgun sequence genomic DNA includes:
- the LOC101154167 gene encoding alpha-1-antitrypsin-related protein, whose protein sequence is MPFSVSWGVLLLAGLCCLVPSSPAEDPQEDAAQKTHTSHHDQGDWEDLACQKISYNVTDLAFDLYKELADLSQTSNVLVAPTSVAMAFAMLSLGTKADTRTEILEGLNVNLSETPEAKIHECFQQVLQALSRPDTWLQLTTGSSLFVNKSVKLVDTFLEDIKKLYHSEASSINVRDTEEAKEQINNYVEKRTGRKVVDLVKHLKKDTSLALVDYISFHGKWKDKFKAERIMVEGFHVDDKTIITVPMINHLGRFDIHRDRELSSWVLAQHYVGNATAFFILPDPKKMWQLEEKLTYSHLENIQRAFDIRSINLHFPKLSISGTYELKRVLRNLGITKIFSNEADLSGVSQEAPPKLSKAVHVAVLTVDEKGTEATRAPHLEEKAWSKYQTVMFNRPFLVIIKDDITNFPLFIGKVVNPTQK, encoded by the exons ATGCCATTCTCTGTCTCATGGGGCGTCCTCCTGCTGGCAGGCCTGTGCTGCCTGGTCCCCAGCTCCCCGGCTGAGGATCCCCAGGAAGATGCTGCCCAAAAGACACATACATCCCACCATGATCAAGGGGACTGGGAGGACCTTGCTTGCCAGAAGATCTCCTATAACGTCACCGACCTCGCCTTTGATTTGTACAAAGAGCTGGCTGATCTATCACAAACCAGCAATGTCTTAGTCGCCCCAACAAGCGTGGCTATGGCCTTTGCAATGCTCTCCCTGGGGACCAAGGCTGACACTCGCACAGAGATCCTGGAAGGCCTGAATGTCAACCTCAGTGAGACGCCTGAGGCCAAGATCCACGAATGCTTCCAGCAAGTTCTCCAAGCCCTCAGCAGGCCAGACACCTGGCTCCAGCTGACCACCGGCAGTAGCCTGTTTGTTAACAAGAGTGTGAAGCTAGTGGACACGTTTTTGGAGGATATCAAGAAGCTGTACCACTCAGAAGCCTCTTCCATCAACGTCAGGGACACCGAGGAGGCCAAGGAGCAGATCAACAATTATGTGGAGAAAAGAACTGGAAGAAAAGTAGTGGATTTGGTCAAACATCTGAAAAAAGACACAAGTCTTGCCCTGGTGGATTACATTTCCTTTCACG gcAAGTGGAAAGATAAATTCAAGGCTGAGCGCATTATGGTAGAGGGCTTCCATGTGGATGATAAGACCATCATCACAGTGCCTATGATAAACCACCTGGGTAGATTTGACATCCACCGGGACAGGGAGTTATCCAGCTGGGTGCTGGCACAGCACTATGTGGGGAACGCCACTGCCTTCTTCATCCTGCCTGATCCAAAGAAGATGTGGCAGTTGGAAGAAAAATTGACCTACAGCCACCTTGAAAATATCCAGAGAGCCTTTGACATAAG GTCTATCAATCTACATTTTCCCAAACTGTCCATTTCTGGAACCTACGAACTCAAGAGAGTCCTTAGGAATCTGGGCATCACCAAGATCTTCAGCAACGAGGCCGACCTCTCTGGAGTCAGTCAGGAAGCACCCCCGAAGCTCTCCAAG GCTGTGCATGTGGCTGTGCTCACCGTTGATGAGAAAGGGACTGAAGCCACCAGAGCCCCCCATCTGGAGGAGAAG
- the LOC101147918 gene encoding alpha-1-antitrypsin, whose protein sequence is MPSSVSRGILLLAGLCCLVPVSLAEDPQGDAAQKTDTSHHDQDHPTFNKIAPNLAEFAFSLYRQLAHQSNSTNVFFSPVSIATAFAMLSLGTKADTHSEILEGLNFNLTEIPEAQIHEGFQELLRTLNQPDSQLQLTTGSGLFLSEGLKLVDKFLEDVKKLYHSEAFTVNFGDTEEAKKQINDYVEKGTQGKIVDLVKELDRDTVFALVNYIFFKGKWERPFEVKDTEEEDFHVDQATTVKVPMMKRLGMFNIQHCKKLSSWVLLMKYLGNATAIFFLPDEGKLQHLENELTHDVITKFLENEDRRSASLHLPKLSITGTYDLKSVLGQLGITKVFSNGADLSGVTEEAPLKLSKAVHKAVLTIDEKGTEAAGAMFLEAIPMSVPPEVKFNKPFVFLMIEQNTKSPLFMGKVVNPTQK, encoded by the exons ATGCCATCTTCTGTCTCGCGGGGCATCCTCCTGCTGGCAGGCCTATGCTGCCTGGTCCCTGTCTCCCTGGCTGAGGATCCCCAGGGAGATGCTGCCCAGAAGACAGATACATCCCACCATGATCAGGATCACCCAACCTTCAACAAGATCGCCCCCAACCTGGCTGAGTTCGCCTTCAGCCTATACCGCCAGCTGGCACACCAGTCCAACAGCACCAATGTCTTCTTCTCCCCAGTGAGCATCGCTACAGCCTTTGCAATGCTCTCCCTGGGGACCAAGGCTGACACTCACAGTGAAATCCTGGAGGGCCTGAATTTCAACCTCACGGAGATTCCGGAGGCTCAGATCCATGAAGGCTTCCAGGAACTCCTCCGTACCCTCaaccagccagacagccagctcCAGCTGACCACCGGCAGTGGCCTGTTCCTCAGCGAGGGCCTGAAGCTAGTGGATAAGTTTTTGGAGGATGTTAAAAAGTTGTACCACTCAGAAGCCTTCACTGTCAACTTCGGGGACACCGAAGAGGCCAAGAAACAGATCAACGATTACGTGGAGAAGGGAACTCAAGGGAAAATTGTGGATTTGGTCAAGGAGCTTGACAGAGACACAGTTTTTGCTCTGGTGAATTACATCTTCTTTAAAG GCAAATGGGAGAGACCCTTTGAAGTCAAGGACACCGAAGAAGAGGACTTCCACGTGGACCAGGCGACCACCGTGAAGGTGCCCATGATGAAGCGTTTAGGCATGTTTAACATCCAGCACTGTAAGAAGCTGTCCAGCTGGGTGCTGCTGATGAAATACCTGGGCAATGCCACCGCCATCTTCTTCCTGCCTGACGAGGGGAAACTACAGCACCTGGAAAATGAACTCACCCACGATGTCATCACCAAGTTCCtggaaaatgaagacagaag GTCTGCCAGCTTACATTTACCCAAACTGTCCATTACTGGAACCTATGATCTGAAGAGCGTCCTGGGTCAACTGGGCATCACTAAGGTCTTCAGCAATGGGGCTGACCTCTCCGGGGTCACAGAGGAGGCACCCCTGAAGCTCTCCAAG GCCGTGCATAAGGCTGTGCTGACCATCGACGAGAAAGGGACTGAAGCTGCTGGGGCCATGTTTTTAGAGGCCATACCCATGTCTGTTCCCCCCGAGGTCAAGTTCAACAAACCCTTTGTCTTCTTAATGATTGAACAAAATACCAAGTCTCCCCTCTTCATGGGAAAAGTGGTGAATCCCACCCAAAAATAA